The nucleotide sequence ATAAATGTtaaatagtaatgatggtggtggtggtggtggcgatggtggtggtggtggcgatggtggtggcggcggcagcagcagtggtggtggtggcggtggcagtggtggttgcggtggtggtggtggtggtggtggtggtggtggtggtggtggtggtggtgatgatggtgaaggagcTTTATAGATATGGGCTCAGatatggctgtgaggttaagaagatCACTTTGCTGCTATAGCCTTGACTAAttaatgccttctgagtgaatttggtacacagaCACCATGTGAATGCcagttgcatatgtgtgtgtgtatgtatgtatatatgtacatatgtatgtatgtatgtatgcatatgtgtgtatgtaagtatgtatgtatgtatgtaagtatgtatgtatatatgtatgtatgtgtgcatgtatgtatatatctatgtatgtatctatgtatgtatttgtgtttgtcgccactacctcttgacaactggcattggtttgtttatgttcctataacttagtcagaagagactgatagaataagatttAAAGTAAGTACAGGGGTTAACTTGTTTGACTACACCCTTTAAAGCACttccccagcatagccacagtcatgACAGACTGACaagaagtaaaggataaaagatactgTGTATGCAGTCATatagccagctagaaatagcacccaattTTCCTTCAAATCATTCCTGTCTCAAAATATACAGGGTGGTCATCACTAGGAATGTCACATCATAGACTCAGTTAAGTTAGACCTGAGAGCAGACAATATCAAAAACATCTGCTCCAATTAAATTGATTGGATTTTCTCCCTGCTCAAAAAGTGAACACCccatttgcttttatttatttaaaaagaattagaaattaagctaaaagaaaaaatatactgaAATTATTGTATTGAAACAAACTATTGTTTATTCCAAATACCAAacattctttacattcttttattttttattttatttgcagttgGTGCAGGTTGGTGAGCAACTGCTGTTATCCGGTGATATTACAACCAGCGTCCAATCAAGAAACCACAAAATAAAACTACTGCGGTGCATCAATAATAAAAGCGAAAACATCTATCTGCCATTTGAGAAAAGAGGGATTTTTTCACCAATTTATTCAGAAGATATGTACACTGGAGTACTTCAGATTCGAGATATTATCCAAAAGTACCGTATGCCACTTACTGTCAAATTGGTGCATGGAATTTGGCCTAAGGTAGAGAAAGAACGTTTCACTGGTTTAATACGTCTAGATTGGGTTTATGTTGATGATACAGTATTTATGTGTCCTTTCGAAAAAGACATTATTCGTATGATCCCAGTACCTTTAGATTCCTCACTGCAGTTAGCACCTTCAACAAATTTCAAAGCCTTGACAGAGAAAGAATCTTACAAAAAACTTCATTCAAAATGTTCAAGAATGGTGTCCAACTACAATAACACAATCCATCTCATAGTAAATGTACCAAATGCTGTAGCAAGATGTTTAAACAATAAAGTGTCACGTAATATGTTTTCCCAGACAGCTCAGCCAGAGTCAAATGCAAAATCAATCTCCAAGACTAAAGAAAAGAGGCTGATGGATGagattgatgatatatatcagtTTGTCCGTGATGGTGGTGTAGCACCAAAGTCAAAGTTTACTTATGATTCAGATGAAGAAAGCTTCTGGGAAGAACCAGCTTATGAGCCACTTGATAACTTCCAGCAATGTCTCAAGGCTATTGAATCAGGAAAGCAAGTTCAGTACCACAAGAAATACCAGCCTGCAGATGCAGCCAAACTTGGTTTGGGGCGCAAACAAAATGCTGGTAACATCCGTAAGTCGCAGAGATCATACGTTTCAACGGCTGCTAACAGTAAAtccaaggaaaaacaaaaacaagtagtTGAACAACGGAACTTGACTCAAATTAAGCCTGAAACAGACAGAGCAACAAATAATCAGAACTTAACTAAGAGTTGCAATAATGTTTCTGATTTACCATTAGGTTCCAATAGCAAAGACTCTGGTAAGACATCCCATAGTGCTGAAACACCACTCCCACCACCTATCCCACCACGCCACTACAAAAGATCTGGTTCTTTCCCATTATTGGATACTGCACCTGTTTTAAAGCTTATACAAGCTTCAAGTGATCAGCATTTAATGCAGTCTTCGAAGTCAAACAACACCAGCCAGGGCTCAAGTGCTACCAGTAGTGCAAACAGTtcaaaaaaattctcaaaaaaaTTGGCTTTGGAAGAATCAGCACATTTTATAAAACACCTGAACAAAAGACGGCAGACAATGTTTttataacaaattttatttttgtactctTTTTGGAGACATTGGCAACAAATTCAATTTTTCTAATAAAGAAATGTCCAAGCTCTATTTCATTTGTTGAATTAATActcatatattttctctttcactattCCATAATTTGCCTCCCTCTGACCttgtgagcaccgccagcaattttttttcctctgtcttcccttctcgggatctttccttctcctttgtttccgacgaagagctccgctcgaaatgttaaaccctccttcccttctttcctgagcatccaataatactttatttgttccacgtcctcgcgttgctgtgttttttttgtgttttcttgtttggattaactatatatatatatatatgtatataaatatacatgtatatatatgcatacatacatatatacatatatatatacatatatatatatatacatataataatgttcgtccttcggttcgaagatgaccaactgacatcatctgatggaactgccgccatgagacctgaggtggctggtgaggccaatccaggcaaggaagcccctcccacaggtggggcagaagtgggtaggggcttacacatacacacacacacacacacacacatatatatatatatatatacacatgtactttatttaaaagcagcagaaatataacaaaagctgttactcagagtttcacgttcctgttaaaatagaacaaaactgtccgatgaaagGGAAcgtaaactctgagtaacagcttttgttatgtgtacacattatatatatatacacatatatatgtatatatgtgtgtgtgtatatatataatatatatatatatatatatatatatatatatatatatttttatatatatatattatatatatatatatatatatatatatatatacatatgtacatgtgtatatatatatatatacatatatatatacatatatatatatatatatatatatataatatatatattgaaaaaattcGTCATAGGTATAAAgatactatatcatcatcatcatcatgtataacaagtataaaaatggagaaaatatgttaaaatcaaaattagatttaatacaaaattgaatttaatacatacatggctatttttatgaatatgatgaattttAATTGGAAATGATCCTAGaatcattagaatttttttttcattgaatgaattcctgtaaccttctaatattgcaaaattaggttacttaagatgagcctggtaactgatggttttggggtcttttttgtaacttttggtgagccatggtgcaaccacCAGCATGGTAAAAATCTCTGCCATTAATTCagtgtggatgggtaatatcaaataattcaatcacaacattcTAGAGCcagatgttcttgttgttgccaaccatcacctgtttccaagcaaagtgatATTTTCTCATAGCCAGATATGTTTTTACAGattattagaaatgaattacactgcttgtataacagtgacactcatttacaactatcactcaaagtcaaagagacacaaacgtacacacactcacacacatatagacacaagtacatatatatatgtatgtatatttaacaaaTTAGATGGGCGGCTTACTAGCAATTTGAACCTATAGGCAAAAATCAATAGAGGTCACAGAAGTGACAGAGGGTACTGACTAGCACcactattgctagaaataaagagttaaaacaactcaaAAGCCACAAAGCACAATCCTATCAATTTTTGCCTTTAGGttcaaattgctaataagccacccattTAATTTGGTGTTTACAATTTTACTGATTTTAAAATCAGCATATGTTTTCTTATAAGGCTGACAGAGGTAGTTCAGTTTAACCCTAGGCACTTTTatgacctctattaattttgcctgtatgtatacatattctcttttactcttttacttgtttcactcaattgactgcagctatgctggtgcactgcctttagttgaacaaatcgcccccaggacttattctttgtaaagctagtacttattctatcagtcccttttactgaactgctaagttacagggatgtaaatacaccaacatcagttgtcaagtgatggtgggggagataagcacacacacatacacacacacacacactcacacacacatacatatatgtatgtatgagaaaaaataagttcaaaaagaACAGTTCAAACTTTTTCAgagttcaaaaaaaaaagaaaaaaaattatttgtaataaagattcatcatattcataaaaatcaatcagagcaagtaataagaatattaaaaaaatggttgaaaaatttCATTATAGGAATAGatataccataaacaagtattaaaaaatggagaaaaaagatgttaaatCAAAAtgagatttaatacaaaattggattcaatacatacacacatttcgaaagacaatacaaatacgtaagaaaataattacaatcataataattataattataatgtatgtatatacaacaggcttgtttcagcttctgtctattaaattcactcacaaggctttggtcggccatacagtgccatacagtgggactgaacccggaaccatgtcgttgggaagcaagcttcttaccacaccattatcaaggtgccatacagtgggactgaacccggaaccatgtcgttgggaagcaagcttcttaccacaccattatcatcatcatcatttaaaatcagctttccatgttggcatgggttggatgatttgacaggaactggccaggcagaagactgcaccagacttctgtgtctgttttggcatggtttttatagctagatgctttcctaacaccaaccacccagcaatagatagacaaacagatagatagatagatagatagatagatagatagatagatagataaaggtatatatacaatgcacttcTTAGAATTTcaatccaccaaattcactcacaaggctttgttcagcctggggctatatttgaaggcacttacccaatgtgctcacagtgagactgaaccagaaaccatgtggttgggaaacatatttgtttaccacacacacacacacctaaacacacctacacacacacaccacacacacacacacacacacaccacacacacacacacacacacacacacttgatatatttttacatatgtgtgtgtgaacttcatttgaatatataaaatttaattagcgTAAAATTTTACTTATGTGATAGGGTCTGGTAAAGGCACCATAAGCAATACTAACATGCTCCTTTAAGAATCAACAAATGCTAGTTTGTCCCCCTCACATTTTTAAGGCAACTGAGGACCCTGGTCTATCACTCATCCCATTTTCTCCCCCACCATCccacaaataatatttttctcaagACTATCATCTTCTTATGTGATATATCCAAAAATACTTCAGCTACAGTTACATGGTTTCGTTAATAATGACTCACTTTCTTCTATTTCTTGTAAAGTTGATTTGGTTGTGTAGTTTTCAGTTCA is from Octopus sinensis linkage group LG7, ASM634580v1, whole genome shotgun sequence and encodes:
- the LOC115214529 gene encoding uncharacterized protein LOC115214529 — translated: MFGRSAYTFTNQEQSSKQTDNNQEENMKSVSAMATSTEKEREGALTAWTPEWSTESVDLKDFQAKNFVPNFVKVTKGQYMNISQSRFSLQKSHNQLYIHSFESCIKVLSHSVQRVTENQPTGPYKQRISNKKLLALQQRLAIPIGYEGWFEILSEDGRGSRPIETVQELAKVFPEKCLVRQDIVAYGTNEDGKLSSNVTKLVQVGEQLLLSGDITTSVQSRNHKIKLLRCINNKSENIYLPFEKRGIFSPIYSEDMYTGVLQIRDIIQKYRMPLTVKLVHGIWPKVEKERFTGLIRLDWVYVDDTVFMCPFEKDIIRMIPVPLDSSLQLAPSTNFKALTEKESYKKLHSKCSRMVSNYNNTIHLIVNVPNAVARCLNNKVSRNMFSQTAQPESNAKSISKTKEKRLMDEIDDIYQFVRDGGVAPKSKFTYDSDEESFWEEPAYEPLDNFQQCLKAIESGKQVQYHKKYQPADAAKLGLGRKQNAGNIRKSQRSYVSTAANSKSKEKQKQVVEQRNLTQIKPETDRATNNQNLTKSCNNVSDLPLGSNSKDSGKTSHSAETPLPPPIPPRHYKRSGSFPLLDTAPVLKLIQASSDQHLMQSSKSNNTSQGSSATSSANSSKKFSKKLALEESAHFIKHLNKRRQTMFL